The Scomber scombrus chromosome 22, fScoSco1.1, whole genome shotgun sequence genome has a window encoding:
- the ttll1 gene encoding probable tubulin polyglutamylase TTLL1: MAGKVKWVTDIEKSVLINNFEKREWIQVTENEDWNFYWMSIQTIRNVFSVDTGYRLSDDQMVNHFPNHYELTRKDLMIKNIKRYRKELEKESSPLAEKDENGKYIYLDFVPVTFMLPADYNLFVEEYRKNPSSTWIMKPCGKAQGKGIFLINKLSQIKKWSRDSRTSTFVAAAQGKEAYVISLYIDNPLLIGGKKFDLRLYVLVTTYRPLKCYMYKLGFCRFCTVKYTPSTSELDNMFVHLTNVAIQKHGDDYNHVHGGKWTVSNLRLYLESTRGKEVTGRLFDQIHWIVVQSLKAVAPVMNNDKHCFECYGYDIIIDDKLKPWLIEVNASPSLTSSTANDRILKYNLINDTLNIVTPNGDIPDCRWNRSPPREALGNYQVLYDEEQAQSENAERDLRSRSGQSLGSKGTKGSAGIRPAAATWK; encoded by the exons ATGGCCGGTAAGGTGAAGTGGGTGACTGATATTGAGAAATCAGTGCTCATCAACAACTTTGAGAAGAGGGAATGGATTCAAGTCACAGAAAACGAAGATTGGAATTTCTACTG GATGAGTATCCAGACCATCAGGAACGTGTTCAGCGTGGACACTGGCTACCGCCTGTCAGATGACCAGATGGTTAACCACTTCCCCAACCATTATGAGCTGACCAGGAAGGACCTGATGATTAAGAACATCAAACGCTACCGCAAGGAGCTGGAGAAAGAAAGCAGCCCGCTGGCAGAGAAGGACGAGAATGGAAAATACATCTATTTAG ATTTTGTCCCTGTGACATTCATGCTCCCTGCTGATTATAATCTGTTTGTGGAGGAGTATCGCAAGAATCCGTCCAGCACCTGGATCATGAAGCCCTGCGGGAAAGCCCAAGGCAAGGGCATCTTCCTCATCAACAAACTGTCCCAGATCAAAAAGTGGTCCAGAGACAGCCGCACCTCAAC GTTTGTAGCTGCCGCTCAGGGCAAGGAGGCCTATGTCATCTCCCTGTACATCGACAATCCTCTGCTGATAGGAGGGAAGAAGTTTGACCTGCGACTCTACGTCCTGGTGACCACGTACCGGCCACTCAAATGCTACAT gTACAAGCTGGGTTTCTGTAGGTTCTGTACAGTGAAGTACACACCCAGCACAAGTGAGCTGGACAACATGTTTGTTCACCTCACTAATGTGGCCATCCAAAAACATGGG GATGACTACAACCACGTTCACGGAGGCAAGTGGACGGTCAGTAACCTCCGTTTGTACCTAGAAAGCACCAGAGGAAAGGAGGTGACTGGCCGCCTGTTCGATCAGATCCACTGGATCGTGGTGCAGTCTCTGAAGGCCGTGGCT cCTGTAATGAACAATGACAAGCACTGTTTCGAGTGTTACgggtatgacatcatcattgatGACAAGCTCAAGCCATGGCTTATCGAG GTCAATGCCTCTCCCTCGTTGACCTCCAGCACGGCCAACGACCGTATCCTGAAGTACAACCTCATCAACGACACCCTCAACATCGTCACGCCCAACGGGGACATCCCAGACTGCCGCTGGAACCGCAGCCCGCCCCGAGAGGCCCTGGGCAACTATCAAGTCCT GTACGACGAAGAGCAGGCGCAGAGCGAGAATGCGGAGCGTGACCTGCGGAGCCGCTCAGGCCAGTCCCTGGGGTCAAAGGGCACCAAGGGGAGCGCAGGCATTCGCCCCGCTGCCGCAACCTGGAAGTGA